Within Crassostrea angulata isolate pt1a10 chromosome 2, ASM2561291v2, whole genome shotgun sequence, the genomic segment attatacaatatcgtatgatacaatattatataatattacagtatcatattatacaattttatgtgatataattctatattacagaaactaatatcatattatacaatatcgtatgatacaatattatagaatatacaatattgtatcataggatacaatattatattttgcaatatcttatctaatagtatcatgtgataaattaataatacaatataatattatacaatattgtaccataatatacaatactacacataacgatatcatgatacaatatcataacataaaatataaaaaaaaaattgatacaatatcatatcatatcatacaacttttttataatattacgtatgatattatattgtgtcatatcaaacaatattgtttcataccaaacaatactatatcataggaatcatgttatatcattaatCAACAAACATTCTTTAGCATTCTTtagataatggagatcaggctctgcatctgacgcaacctctgcgtttcatttataatatagttaaatcaagcAAGCTATCATCTTTAAAACATGTGacatgttccaaaaaaactaaacctcatccagcatccgaaacctatggctcagattcagcattcaagcctgtcaggtgcatcagtatacataagatgcatctccatgcaagtttggtgaaattcagaccagtaataactaagatatcatcatcaaagggcactagcaattaaaaccttaacctgctccagcatccacaacctatggctcagattcaacatccatgcctgtcaggtgcatctgtatcataagacacaccatccattcaagtttggtgaagttaggacctgtaataactaagatatatttttgggcatccttgataatggagatcaagctctgcatctgaagcttcctctgtgattcattcatactacagtttaatcaactatgcaagtttgaaatagtactattatctattaaacatgtgacctgttccaaaaaacttaactttatccagcatctgaaacctatggctcagactcagcattcaaacctgtcaggtgcatcagtatcataagacgcaccatccatagaagtctggtgaagttaggaaaagtagtaactaagataaaatcatcagagggcacctgcaacaaaaactttaaccagctctaaaaaccttaacctccttcagcatctgaaacctatagctcagattcagcacccaagcctgcctggtccATCAggatcataagacacaccatccatgcaagtttggtgaagtacggaccagcagtaacttagatattgctaacaacgggcacctgcaacaaaaactttaacctgctccaaaaacattaacctcctccagcatctgaaacctatggctcagactcagcattcaaacctgtcaggtgcatcagtatcataagacgcaccatccatggaggtctggtgaagttaggaaaagtagtaactaagatataatcatcagagggcacctgcaacaaaaactttaaccagctctaaaaaccttaacctccttcagcatctgtaacctatagctcagattcagcacccaagcctgcctggtccatcagtatcataagacacaccatcaatgcaagtttggtgaagtacagacctgcagtaacttagatattgctatcaacaggcacctgcaacaaaaactttaacctgctccaaaaacattaacctcctccagcatccgaaacctatagctcagattcagcactcaagcctgtctggtgcatcagtatcataagacacactatccatgcaagtttggtgaagtatggacctgcagtaacttagatattgctatcaaagggcacctgcaacaaaaactttaacctgctccaaaacccttatcttcctccagcatccgaaacctatagctcataTTCAGCACTCAAACCTTTctgatgcatcagtatcataagacacaccatccatgcaagtttggtgaagtacagacctgcagtaacttagatatttctatcaaagggcacctgcaacaaaaactttaacctggtccaacaaccttaacctcctccagcatctgaaatttaggactcagattcagcatccaagtctttcaagtccataagtaggtccagatgcatcatccatgcaagtttggtgaagatagggcaagtaatagcttagatacaggacctgcaacaaaaactttaaccaggtccggacgccgacgccgacgccgactaTTAAAGTAGGCGGTAATGTTTTAGATACTGTCGCAAAGGAGGCCAAATTTCCTGCCTTACAAATAGATGTATGTCTAACTTGATCGGAACATATtgattaatttacatgtatgtatgcgAGAGACTCTcacagaatatttatttttatgtcaaatggtgcattatttaaaatgtacaacacttttatttttcacatcTTAACAATTGTTGTACTGTTTCGTGTTcgaccaaaaataaaaattatgttgaaaggcttttataatttataatcaaTAATTCTGGATGCATCCAGAATTAttgattataaattataaaagtaacaaatactGCTACTGTAGAGATGTTTAGCACTTGTGAATGACTATTTTGTAAATAGAACACTTGGTGCTAGCTATTTAGAAATGTTCTAAAAACACAAACTGAATATAATAAACAGTCATTTAAACAATCAACAAATATGGAATCAGCATTGGaattcgtctcggtgagctaaaaagtacatagttatacccctgtaaaacagttactatataactctatacaaaaaaaagtccagcattttgactgttggactggaactgttagactggaactgttaaaatcgactgttaaaaaagactgttgaccggtgacgtcacattccgcaaaaacgtgttattgattagaaggggtataacaaaacagttgttgactgtgtctcaggcaacagttgatctgtcggaacGGCTCGCAAAATGTTAACCGCGGCCTTCGAccttgggcaacagtttgcgagccggtccgacagatcaactgttgccctcgaccccagtcaacaactgtataatattgtctatatttaaagaataaagaatcatttttgGGGTATTTTAAGGTGATAAATTTGGTCGAGTGTGATCAAATCCATTActttatttttacttcaacatttaCTTGAATGGAAATATAtgcataaaggaaaagttttcCACCTCAAACAATATCTGACATTTCAACTGAACTAACTTGTAAACAATGAAGACAAgtatgaacaatattttttagcAGGGGTGGGGAATGGGGGGGTATATTTTCAATTAGGCtggaggcaattccaaacaaacaataattctaTTTTGCCCCAAAATACATTGACATTAATAATACATAAATATTTACCAGTCCTTGGgtttttcttctcttttgaCTCTAGAATTTCATCTAAggaggaaaaaaaatttaatgataagTCTATATGTAGTGTAAAAATTACATGATCAgaagccatatacatgtatttctttaaagGGACCAAAACGCGATTTGAgctacaatttttcatatttagttctccatttttaatgtttagaattgtAAATATGGTTATCTTTAAGGcttcatttaaatttgaaagtcaatATCGAGTAACCTCCATGGAAAGAGTTTAGAATTCTTTGTGTGATGTAGTGGCATAAATTTTGATCAAGTGTTGCTTTCTTTGCTGacaatattatttatgaacataTTAAATCAAATGATCTTGTTTGGCACAAGTCATTTGTGACTAACTTTACTTTACATTATCTGTAAACAAACACAAGACTTGAGATTTTTTTGACGTACAAATGAGCTTTCATCTCTGTATTTAGCTTGTAATTTGACtcctaacattcaaattttgtctGATCATTCGAAATGCacattcaaaccattttatacataaaaaataaaatgttgacctCAAATCATGTCCAATTCCCTTTAAGTTATGTATAGTAAGAATAGGGTATGTAGGACTAAGAGCTGGTCCTCTTATATTTATCCCAACTTGGAAGGAAGCTACCCAAAATGGCCCCTTAAATCATCCTAACAAAGATACACAAAATCTAAAGTACACAAACAAAAGATATGAAATTGGTCCCCTTAATCATCCCAGCAAAGATATACAAAAGTGGTCCCCTTAATCATTCCAACAGATACATAAAATGTaaagtataaaacaaaagatactAAATTGGTCTCCATAATCATACAAACAAAGATACTCAAAATGTAgagtatatatacataagttattgaattagtttttttATCATCCCAAATAAGatacatttaatatgataaaaaaaacacattaatgaATAGGTCCCATAATCATTCTATTTAGGATAAACAACATGATTATCACCTACTCTTTAATAACAAAGTTAACTTAACTGGTCCCCTTAATCATCCCAAAGAagaaacacaaaatataaagtACACATAGATCACTTTATTGGTCTCCTTCAGTCTGCGACAAATCTCGGGAGTCCGATGCCCGGGGCCTGGTAAAAATGAAAGAGGGCATGTGAAAGTTACACACTCGCAAGCCCGATGGGCATGTAAACTTTCAATCTccaattgatattttatttacgtttgtcgccatttttaaaacatCGATTCGTTCAATAAATTAACTAATATGAATAAATCTTCGTACAACTTAACCCACTTAATTCGAATCATACAAACGTTTGCAATACTCGATTGTGTTCGTAGATATTAAAGCGTCTTTTTAACGTCGATGGCAACAACTCGCCATGATTCCTGGTCTGAAATACAGAGACTCAGCACAGCCTGCGAAGAAAGCTACACAAAAGCAGTCCAGTGGAGTGAATTCAAAACCACAGTACGAGAAGAAACGATGCAGAAAATTTCAAAGCCAATGGCAAGTAGACAGACCTTGGTTAGTGTACAATGTTTTATCTGATGTGATGTTCTGCGAGTGGTGTAAAAAGGAGGCCGTTCAGGGCTCATTTACCACAGGATCAAATCATTTCCGTTTGGATGCGGTGAAAGATCATGAAAGTAGCAAATGGCACAAGCATTTTGCTATTAAATACTCGGTCAAGCACCCTGATGACAGTTTAGCTTCCAAAAGTCTTCTTATGTTGAAGCAAGCTGAATATGACAAACTAGTTATAAAATTTCGCACAGCTCATGCTATCGCTAAGCACAACAAGAGCTTTAAGGACTATAACTTCATTTGCATGCTAGACAAAATAAAAGGTGTTGACATAGGAGACCAATATGTAAACGACAAAGCTGTTGCCATTATGGTGAAAAATATTGCAGCTGTGACTAGGAAGGAGGTTTGCGATAAGTTGAGGGAGAGTCCCTTTTTTTCACTAACTTGTGATGGGGTCACGGATTTCACGGGGGAAGAActgcaaaatatttacataagaACGTGTAATGGTGGAAAAGTTGAAGATATGTATTTGTTCATTGGAAGCCCTGAATCAACATCAGCCTCTAACCTTCACTTATTATTCAGGGAGATATTTGAGAGCCTGGACCTGGTAGAggtgtttgaaaaaaaacttgttgGTTTCTGTGCTGATGGAGCTTCAAATATGCAAGGTGtgtttagttactcttgtttgataaaatataaatttgagtAAAGTTATTAGTCgttaaaattaaacataattacatTAGTTTGTTTAACTGATGTCTTAATAAGTGATTTAAATGtgcaatttcaataaaaaaatttcatttgaatttcaggCTGCAAGTCAGGATTAGGTGTTTTACTTAGAGAGACAAGACCACACTTAGTTATAACACATTGCCTGGCACATCGACTTGAACTTAGTTTCAAGGATGGAATAAAGTCTGCACAGCCAAAGCTTTATGCCAAATGTATGACCTTATTGCTAGGCTTGTATTATTTGTACAGAAAAAGTCCAACTCAAAAGGCGGCCCTTAAGCGCAGCTTTACTTCACTGAACATGAAACAAGTGTTGCCTACAAGAGTAGGAGGAACGCGATGGCTGCCTCACACTTACAGAGCAATTACAGTACTTATCAAGGGTAATTTATTTTgctaaataaaaataactatttagataattattttatttattaaaaaagaaatcatataAGGATAAACTCGATGATTATTGATACATTATACAttgttatacttttatgttaaatactgaaatctgattggttaagacgcagttaataatatttactattaccctcagcgttagcaacgcacttggcaacgggtaacattaaaaaatattacatgcgcgaaaattatgcgcgtacggttcgctgtagaattcacgttattcctatataaaagcagtaaaattttcttaaaaatttttaaaaagacattcagtataacaaaataaatagtgcctgtttgggaggataacagttgaaattgacacccctcgaaaaccattgtcaacctccgcttcgcgt encodes:
- the LOC128172247 gene encoding zinc finger protein 862-like isoform X2, with protein sequence MIPGLKYRDSAQPAKKATQKQSSGVNSKPQYEKKRCRKFQSQWQVDRPWLVYNVLSDVMFCEWCKKEAVQGSFTTGSNHFRLDAVKDHESSKWHKHFAIKYSVKHPDDSLASKSLLMLKQAEYDKLVIKFRTAHAIAKHNKSFKDYNFICMLDKIKGVDIGDQYVNDKAVAIMVKNIAAVTRKEVCDKLRESPFFSLTCDGVTDFTGEELQNIYIRTCNGGKVEDMYLFIGSPESTSASNLHLLFREIFESLDLVEVFEKKLVGFCADGASNMQGCKSGLGVLLRETRPHLVITHCLAHRLELSFKDGIKSAQPKLYAKCMTLLLGLYYLYRKSPTQKAALKRSFTSLNMKQVLPTRVGGTRWLPHTYRAITVLIKGYRAIRQQLETSSHNNAKAEGYARLIGDGHVITYILKLKEVISHLMKLSLYLQTRGLGLADGFHRMNATKAVLQQMESVIWE
- the LOC128172247 gene encoding zinc finger protein 862-like isoform X1 translates to MIPGLKYRDSAQPAKKATQKQSSGVNSKPQYEKKRCRKFQSQWQVDRPWLVYNVLSDVMFCEWCKKEAVQGSFTTGSNHFRLDAVKDHESSKWHKHFAIKYSVKHPDDSLASKSLLMLKQAEYDKLVIKFRTAHAIAKHNKSFKDYNFICMLDKIKGVDIGDQYVNDKAVAIMVKNIAAVTRKEVCDKLRESPFFSLTCDGVTDFTGEELQNIYIRTCNGGKVEDMYLFIGSPESTSASNLHLLFREIFESLDLVEVFEKKLVGFCADGASNMQGCKSGLGVLLRETRPHLVITHCLAHRLELSFKDGIKSAQPKLYAKCMTLLLGLYYLYRKSPTQKAALKRSFTSLNMKQVLPTRVGGTRWLPHTYRAITVLIKGYRAIRQQLETSSHNNAKAEGYARLIGDGHVITYILKLKEVISHLMKLSLYLQTRGLGLADGFHRMNATKAVLQQMESVYVFCKRYLKV